A single Vicinamibacteria bacterium DNA region contains:
- a CDS encoding sulfatase: MNARFRPPILIASAACLIVAAACSAQRPNVILISLDTTRADHMSVYGYERDTTPNLKRFAAEGVVFEQAFAQAPWTVSSHMSVFTSLYPPVHKVAHLTPQSATVETLPERLKSADYSTGGFVAPVLDGYGFSRGFDHYFSPYRSRPAEVMVQQALKWLARDPSRPVLQPQPFFLFLHLFDAHHPYEPSWPFDTAYIESYREDIRELSSSHPHQQDKNLSPEELNEVVSLYDGEIAYLDFALGGFFEALRKLGVYDSSLIVLMGDHGEGFLEHGLMNHGNSVYDELVRVPLLVRFPRGRFAGRRVETPVELMDITPTVLELLGEERLAVAQGDSLGGLLEKGEDESRFVYAYDGDADSVRTAEWKLIKNPPNRARRIPRALPGEYELYDLVRDPGEMHNLAPRMSERVSTMTRALEEMERINDELRGKVQTELGVHPIELTETEKERLRTLGYIQ; this comes from the coding sequence ATGAACGCTCGCTTTCGACCGCCGATCCTGATTGCCTCGGCCGCTTGTCTCATTGTCGCGGCCGCCTGCTCGGCGCAGCGCCCGAACGTGATTCTGATCTCCCTGGACACGACCCGCGCCGACCATATGAGCGTCTATGGCTACGAGCGAGATACAACTCCTAACTTGAAGCGATTTGCGGCCGAGGGCGTCGTGTTCGAGCAAGCCTTCGCCCAGGCGCCGTGGACGGTATCCTCCCACATGAGCGTTTTCACTTCGCTTTATCCTCCGGTGCACAAAGTCGCGCATCTCACCCCCCAGAGCGCCACGGTGGAGACGCTCCCCGAGCGATTGAAAAGCGCGGATTACTCCACCGGTGGCTTCGTGGCGCCGGTGCTGGACGGCTACGGGTTCTCGCGAGGCTTCGATCATTATTTTTCCCCCTACCGCTCACGACCGGCAGAGGTCATGGTCCAGCAAGCTCTGAAGTGGCTCGCTCGAGACCCGAGCCGCCCCGTCCTCCAACCTCAGCCATTCTTTCTGTTCCTTCACCTTTTCGACGCCCATCACCCCTACGAGCCGAGTTGGCCCTTCGATACGGCGTACATCGAATCCTATCGGGAGGACATCCGAGAGCTCAGCAGCAGCCACCCGCATCAACAAGACAAAAACCTCTCGCCCGAGGAATTGAACGAAGTTGTTTCTCTGTACGACGGCGAGATCGCTTACCTGGACTTCGCCCTGGGAGGATTCTTCGAAGCGCTCCGCAAACTGGGAGTCTACGATTCATCGCTGATCGTGCTCATGGGAGATCACGGCGAGGGCTTTCTCGAGCACGGTCTGATGAACCACGGCAACTCCGTTTACGACGAGCTCGTTCGTGTACCCCTGCTCGTGCGCTTCCCCCGTGGCCGTTTCGCCGGACGGCGAGTCGAGACACCCGTCGAGCTCATGGACATCACTCCGACGGTGCTCGAATTACTCGGCGAAGAGCGCCTCGCCGTGGCGCAGGGAGACTCGCTCGGGGGCTTGCTCGAGAAGGGTGAGGACGAGAGTCGATTCGTCTACGCCTACGATGGAGACGCCGACAGCGTGCGCACGGCCGAGTGGAAGCTGATCAAGAATCCGCCAAACCGCGCTCGGCGCATCCCCCGGGCACTCCCAGGGGAATACGAGCTCTACGACCTGGTGCGTGACCCGGGTGAGATGCACAATCTCGCGCCTCGGATGTCCGAGCGAGTGAGCACGATGACACGGGCCCTCGAAGAAATGGAACGTATCAACGACGAGCTCCGAGGGAAAGTCCAGACGGAGCTGGGGGTGCATCCCATCGAGCTCACCGAGACCGAGAAAGAACGGCTGCGGACGTTGGGCTACATTCAATAG